In Moorella sp. Hama-1, a single genomic region encodes these proteins:
- a CDS encoding DUF6282 family protein yields MLVDLQGAIDLHVHTHPCLFPRICDDFTAVQAAAGAGMGGIVLKCHHESTVSRAREVSRQVEGFHVFGGIVLNTYVGGINPAAVEAALKMGGKVVWMPTIDADYHARIHGSRGKYDVQEGGNTGEENGVAGISIFDSENNLTGNTLEVLKLVASYGAILATCHLAPEEIFALVQAARSEGIKKILITHPFFKVPKLSVEQLKELVALGATAEFGYCTVSPMWHYATIEEVFAAINTIGVEHAVLISDAGQRHNPMPQESLRVFAQCLFEKGLTEEEIRQMVVKKPAELLGIEAR; encoded by the coding sequence ATGCTTGTCGATTTGCAAGGGGCCATTGATCTCCATGTTCATACCCATCCCTGTCTTTTTCCCCGGATCTGCGATGATTTTACAGCCGTTCAGGCTGCAGCCGGGGCCGGGATGGGCGGCATAGTTCTGAAATGTCACCACGAGAGCACCGTCTCCCGGGCCAGGGAGGTCTCCCGGCAGGTAGAAGGGTTTCATGTTTTCGGCGGCATCGTCCTCAATACCTACGTCGGCGGTATTAATCCGGCCGCGGTGGAAGCCGCCCTGAAGATGGGCGGCAAAGTCGTCTGGATGCCCACCATCGACGCCGATTACCATGCCCGGATCCACGGTTCACGGGGTAAGTATGATGTCCAGGAGGGGGGAAATACTGGCGAGGAAAATGGCGTGGCAGGAATTTCCATATTCGATAGCGAAAATAATCTTACCGGTAATACCCTGGAGGTCTTAAAACTCGTTGCCAGTTACGGGGCCATTCTTGCTACCTGCCACTTGGCGCCGGAGGAGATCTTTGCCCTAGTACAAGCGGCACGGTCGGAAGGTATAAAAAAGATCCTTATCACCCATCCCTTTTTCAAGGTCCCGAAGCTATCTGTGGAACAATTAAAGGAACTGGTCGCCCTGGGGGCCACGGCGGAATTCGGTTACTGCACAGTGTCGCCCATGTGGCATTACGCCACCATCGAAGAAGTCTTTGCCGCCATTAACACTATCGGGGTAGAACACGCCGTTTTAATCAGCGATGCTGGCCAGAGGCATAATCCCATGCCCCAGGAGTCCTTACGGGTTTTCGCCCAGTGCTTATTCGAAAAAGGGTTGACCGAGGAAGAAATCCGCCAGATGGTGGTCAAAAAACCGGCAGAGCTGCTGGGGATAGAAGCGAGGTGA
- a CDS encoding tRNA-dihydrouridine synthase, with protein sequence MADLQVNFAGVTFRNPLVLASATPGWDGPRLKEAGQAGFGAVVPKTIGPIQDWAVHPRNGRLFLYRVGNRPIGMVNLELFTTKTRDEWIAHDLAVAREGGAKIFASILAMPEPEQTAELAQQVEATGLADLFELNVSCPMPAATVGMHIGKNPELTFRQVKAAKGALRLPLSVKLTPNVADMVEVARAAVEAGVDAITISNSIRSFAGVDIEAGRPHLRGYGGYTGPAIKPIIMRHFSEVARAVKVPLAAVGGITSWREVVEYIMLGATTVQVATTVMWDGLGKVEKILRGLEEFMERKGYKSIDDFRGIALPYIKTVEELAQEPPRFATINMSLCKNCDICSRVCFYGAIHQEEGRTWAERDACDGCGLCAQWCPAGAIELKE encoded by the coding sequence GTGGCAGATCTTCAAGTAAACTTCGCCGGAGTAACCTTCCGTAATCCCCTGGTACTGGCTTCAGCCACCCCTGGTTGGGATGGCCCCCGGTTAAAAGAGGCCGGGCAGGCCGGTTTTGGCGCCGTGGTACCTAAAACCATCGGCCCGATACAGGATTGGGCCGTTCATCCCCGTAACGGCCGCCTCTTCCTCTATCGGGTCGGCAACCGCCCCATTGGTATGGTTAATTTGGAGCTCTTTACCACCAAAACCCGCGATGAATGGATTGCCCATGATCTGGCCGTGGCGCGAGAGGGAGGAGCTAAAATCTTCGCCAGCATCCTGGCCATGCCGGAACCGGAACAAACCGCCGAACTGGCCCAACAGGTAGAAGCCACCGGCCTGGCAGATCTCTTTGAATTAAATGTCTCCTGTCCCATGCCGGCGGCGACGGTAGGCATGCATATCGGTAAAAACCCGGAGCTGACTTTCCGCCAAGTCAAAGCAGCTAAAGGGGCACTCAGATTACCACTATCAGTTAAGTTAACGCCCAACGTCGCCGATATGGTGGAAGTCGCCCGGGCGGCTGTCGAGGCCGGGGTCGATGCCATCACCATTAGCAACTCCATCCGCTCCTTTGCCGGCGTAGATATAGAAGCCGGGAGACCGCATTTGCGCGGTTATGGCGGTTATACCGGCCCGGCCATTAAGCCCATTATCATGCGTCACTTTTCCGAAGTAGCCCGGGCAGTAAAAGTACCCCTTGCCGCTGTAGGGGGCATAACCAGTTGGCGCGAAGTTGTCGAGTATATCATGTTGGGAGCGACTACCGTTCAGGTAGCGACAACAGTTATGTGGGATGGGCTGGGCAAAGTCGAGAAGATCCTGCGGGGCCTGGAAGAATTTATGGAACGTAAGGGTTATAAATCAATTGATGATTTCCGAGGTATAGCTCTTCCCTATATCAAGACGGTAGAAGAACTGGCCCAGGAGCCCCCACGTTTTGCTACCATCAATATGAGTCTTTGTAAAAACTGCGATATCTGCAGCCGGGTATGCTTCTACGGCGCTATCCACCAGGAAGAGGGCCGGACCTGGGCCGAACGCGACGCTTGCGATGGATGCGGCCTCTGTGCCCAGTGGTGCCCGGCTGGTGCCATCGAACTAAAAGAATAG
- a CDS encoding maleate cis-trans isomerase family protein has protein sequence MQQRLGLIVPSSNSVMEVDFYRHLPNSITLHVARMYLRDTTVAGEEEMLDSHFPIALRDLATVEPQAIVFGCTSAGALRGNAYDSELCRRISDTARCPAISTVASVRESLKKRGMHRVAVITPYIESLNERIQASLEADGLEVALIAGLGIDYNFAIAGVTPEEILSFTLKTIEGQKIDGIFLSCTNFHALDVRDRLEYLTGLPVVTSNQAALEQALSVLEQEEA, from the coding sequence ATGCAGCAACGTCTAGGTTTAATCGTCCCATCCTCCAACTCAGTTATGGAAGTAGATTTTTACCGCCATTTACCCAACAGTATTACCCTTCATGTAGCACGCATGTATTTAAGGGATACAACCGTAGCCGGAGAAGAGGAGATGCTCGATAGCCATTTTCCCATCGCCCTGCGGGACTTAGCCACTGTTGAACCCCAGGCTATTGTTTTCGGTTGCACCTCAGCCGGAGCTCTGCGAGGCAATGCTTATGACAGTGAGCTCTGCCGGCGCATCAGCGATACAGCCCGCTGTCCGGCCATCAGTACGGTGGCCAGCGTTAGGGAGAGCTTAAAAAAGAGGGGTATGCACCGGGTAGCGGTAATAACCCCTTACATTGAAAGCTTAAATGAGCGTATCCAGGCCAGCCTGGAAGCCGATGGCCTCGAAGTGGCCTTAATTGCCGGTTTGGGCATCGATTATAACTTTGCCATCGCCGGTGTTACCCCCGAGGAGATCCTATCCTTTACCCTGAAGACCATCGAAGGACAAAAGATTGATGGCATCTTCCTTTCCTGTACTAATTTTCATGCCCTGGATGTCCGGGATCGCCTGGAGTACCTAACCGGGCTGCCGGTGGTCACCAGTAACCAGGCCGCCCTGGAGCAGGCCCTGAGTGTTTTAGAGCAAGAGGAAGCATAA
- a CDS encoding PucR family transcriptional regulator, translating to MLNIDYNSEGFYLGVVAMPLSVSQALQIGPLRRARVVAGAHNLEREITFVNIMEVPEVTRWMKGGELLLTAGFALKDNPELRKRIIYDLVGKGVTAFAIKPGQYLQDIPTDMIEHANQAGLPLLELPSDVPYMDIMLPIFELLINEQLYRRQRSQEIHDLLINVILGGSGLPGVCKALAQFTTNPVFIFSCGTCLGAGYPPLKNGQLLPARGEILAGIFQEIPEEIRSLSPHRAAHLQLSPELPACVIVPVATQETIDGYLVISESNRPLNDIEIRGIETGAAIVALEFTKQRAVAETEIRLGSELLDELLQGKIDNTENIIKRAAHLGINVTGQLVVFIIGFAIDNRTTGYHIDVHSEIIHLLRARFGQRPGGILLQSKGDQVIGLLRYCVGKGQEVPGILQEILATTTSRYPKARLRVGIGRAYEGLTQIKTSYEEALLALKVAWQATSPEPVSFAELGPLRILFSVKDLPQAKDFCREYIGRLRDYDSQNKTDLVATLFCYLNNEGNLRKTAQDLFVHKNSVIYRVKKIEEITGLTLNSAEDRFLLMLAAKLSQLTS from the coding sequence ATGTTGAATATTGATTATAATAGTGAAGGTTTTTATCTGGGAGTGGTAGCCATGCCCCTTTCCGTGAGTCAAGCCTTACAGATTGGCCCTTTGCGCCGGGCCAGAGTAGTTGCCGGTGCCCACAACCTGGAAAGGGAAATAACCTTCGTCAATATCATGGAAGTTCCGGAAGTGACCCGCTGGATGAAAGGGGGCGAACTACTGCTTACGGCCGGTTTTGCCCTCAAGGATAATCCCGAACTGCGCAAGCGGATTATCTACGACCTGGTCGGTAAGGGGGTAACCGCATTTGCTATCAAACCCGGCCAGTACCTCCAGGACATCCCTACCGATATGATCGAGCACGCCAACCAGGCAGGCCTGCCCCTGCTGGAATTACCTTCTGACGTCCCTTATATGGATATCATGCTACCCATCTTTGAACTGTTAATCAACGAACAACTCTATCGCCGCCAGCGTTCCCAGGAGATTCACGATCTCCTGATTAACGTTATCCTGGGTGGCAGCGGCCTGCCCGGGGTCTGTAAAGCCCTGGCCCAGTTTACGACCAACCCTGTTTTTATCTTTAGCTGTGGTACCTGCCTGGGGGCCGGCTACCCGCCCCTTAAGAACGGTCAACTGCTTCCTGCCCGGGGTGAGATTCTGGCCGGTATCTTCCAAGAAATTCCAGAAGAGATAAGAAGCCTGTCTCCGCACCGCGCAGCCCACCTTCAGTTGAGTCCCGAATTACCTGCCTGCGTTATTGTACCGGTAGCTACCCAGGAGACAATAGACGGTTACCTGGTAATTAGCGAAAGCAACCGTCCTTTAAACGATATAGAAATCCGGGGTATTGAAACCGGAGCTGCCATCGTCGCCCTGGAGTTTACCAAACAAAGGGCTGTTGCCGAGACCGAGATTCGCCTGGGTAGTGAACTCCTGGATGAGTTGCTCCAGGGGAAAATAGATAATACGGAAAATATAATCAAACGCGCCGCTCACCTGGGGATTAATGTGACGGGCCAGCTGGTAGTTTTCATAATTGGTTTTGCTATTGACAACCGGACGACAGGATACCATATAGATGTCCATTCAGAGATTATCCACCTCCTGCGGGCCCGCTTTGGCCAGCGCCCCGGGGGAATCCTGCTCCAAAGCAAGGGCGACCAGGTCATCGGCCTGTTACGTTATTGCGTGGGGAAAGGGCAAGAGGTGCCGGGAATTTTACAAGAAATCCTGGCTACGACCACCTCCCGCTACCCTAAAGCCAGGTTGCGGGTGGGTATTGGCCGGGCTTATGAAGGCTTAACCCAGATTAAAACCTCCTATGAAGAAGCCCTGCTGGCCCTGAAGGTAGCCTGGCAGGCCACTTCGCCGGAACCAGTTTCTTTTGCCGAATTAGGGCCCCTGCGCATCTTGTTCAGTGTCAAGGATTTACCCCAGGCGAAAGATTTCTGCCGAGAGTATATCGGGAGATTAAGGGATTACGATAGCCAGAACAAAACCGACCTGGTAGCAACCTTGTTTTGTTATCTCAACAACGAGGGAAACCTGCGTAAAACCGCCCAGGACTTATTCGTCCATAAAAACTCCGTTATTTACCGGGTCAAAAAAATCGAGGAGATTACAGGGCTGACTCTCAATAGTGCTGAAGATCGCTTTTTACTTATGCTAGCCGCAAAATTGTCCCAGCTAACTTCTTGA
- a CDS encoding formate dehydrogenase subunit gamma: MSKKNPDKVVRFNAAERLGHWCHAVCFVLLLLTGSAFAFTSLNHALGAESLAACNAIHRFIAYPFTVLSLVVLLLGTPRSFFQWLKDCFSWSREDWQFIKGFPREFFVLPVKLPEQGRFNAGEKVNSLLTILGSLVMIITGWTMARPEAFSPAWVAWAHPLHSFTALLLGGVLLGHIYLAILHPRSRESIWGMLRGTVSTHFAASHHGKWYKQISG, from the coding sequence ATGAGTAAGAAAAATCCAGATAAGGTTGTGCGTTTTAATGCCGCTGAACGCCTGGGTCACTGGTGCCACGCCGTCTGCTTTGTGCTCCTGCTCTTAACGGGATCGGCATTTGCATTTACCAGTCTTAATCACGCCCTGGGGGCAGAGTCCCTGGCAGCCTGCAACGCCATCCATCGCTTTATCGCCTATCCCTTTACCGTCTTAAGTTTAGTAGTCCTGCTCCTGGGGACACCGCGGAGCTTTTTCCAGTGGTTGAAGGACTGCTTTTCCTGGAGCAGGGAAGACTGGCAGTTTATCAAAGGCTTCCCACGGGAGTTCTTTGTCCTCCCGGTCAAGCTGCCGGAGCAGGGGCGTTTCAACGCCGGCGAAAAGGTTAATTCTCTCCTGACGATTCTCGGTTCCCTGGTGATGATCATCACCGGTTGGACCATGGCCCGGCCGGAGGCCTTCAGCCCGGCGTGGGTGGCCTGGGCCCACCCCCTCCACTCCTTTACGGCCCTGTTGCTCGGCGGGGTCCTCCTGGGCCATATTTACCTGGCCATCCTGCATCCCCGCTCCCGGGAGAGCATCTGGGGCATGCTCCGGGGCACAGTCTCCACCCATTTCGCCGCCTCCCACCACGGTAAGTGGTATAAGCAGATCAGTGGTTGA
- a CDS encoding 4Fe-4S dicluster domain-containing protein, with amino-acid sequence MSSTTKQYGMVIDLRRCVGCHACTVVCNMENNVARGHFRSYVQEADKGTYPNVTRVKLPRLCNHCSEAPCIKVCPTGASYRNAEGIVLIDREKCIGCGYCVSACPYEARYLDPASKQADKCTFCYHRVRAGLEPACVSTCIAHARYFGDLKDTGSEVSQLVRKYKAGTLAPGLGTKENVYYIGREALAGVNFTPAGPFHNGLPGEGSRTAAVNTWLNVARPAGKAIMGAAAVAVGASIAIGASKRGGGDGNE; translated from the coding sequence TTGAGTTCGACAACGAAGCAGTACGGCATGGTCATTGACCTGCGCCGCTGTGTCGGTTGCCATGCCTGTACTGTGGTCTGCAATATGGAAAATAACGTGGCGCGGGGCCATTTCCGATCCTACGTCCAGGAGGCCGATAAGGGCACCTATCCTAACGTGACCAGGGTAAAGCTTCCCCGCCTGTGCAACCACTGCAGCGAAGCCCCCTGCATCAAGGTCTGCCCCACGGGGGCCAGTTACCGCAACGCCGAGGGTATAGTCTTAATTGACCGGGAAAAATGCATTGGTTGCGGCTATTGCGTCAGTGCCTGTCCCTATGAAGCCCGTTATCTCGACCCGGCCAGTAAACAGGCCGACAAGTGTACCTTCTGTTACCACCGCGTCCGTGCCGGCCTGGAACCGGCCTGCGTCAGCACCTGTATCGCCCATGCCCGTTACTTTGGTGATTTAAAGGACACCGGCAGTGAAGTCAGCCAGTTGGTGCGCAAGTATAAGGCCGGCACCCTGGCACCAGGCCTGGGAACCAAAGAAAACGTTTATTATATCGGCCGGGAGGCCCTGGCAGGGGTCAACTTCACTCCTGCGGGACCCTTCCATAACGGGTTGCCTGGTGAGGGGAGCCGAACGGCGGCAGTCAATACCTGGCTCAATGTTGCCCGTCCCGCCGGCAAGGCTATCATGGGCGCGGCAGCTGTGGCCGTTGGTGCCAGCATAGCCATCGGCGCCAGTAAAAGAGGGGGAGGAGATGGCAATGAGTAA
- a CDS encoding TorD/DmsD family molecular chaperone has product MKTIAGQRAVTYGFWARSLLQEPDELWLKEARDLLRQEGGEPGEKDLATARQEYFDRFFVPSSGRFVPPYEAAIEPLITAAGRDSVREIGYGPLNGPATCHVVACYLAVAFDPWSLAMFPPLKEIHLADHLGLELALMAYLCQQEANAGEDRSWTKLEAQFLSSHLDRWLPVYARLTEDTGPGLYSSLLQLCAGWVTADKEYLHDILAGGEGLEFDNEAVRHGH; this is encoded by the coding sequence ATGAAGACGATAGCCGGCCAGCGAGCGGTCACCTATGGCTTCTGGGCCCGCTCCCTGCTGCAAGAGCCCGACGAGTTATGGCTTAAGGAAGCCCGGGATTTACTCCGGCAGGAGGGGGGCGAGCCGGGGGAAAAAGACTTGGCTACAGCGCGCCAGGAGTATTTTGACCGGTTCTTTGTCCCGTCTTCCGGCCGCTTTGTGCCGCCTTATGAAGCAGCCATCGAGCCCCTGATTACGGCGGCCGGGCGGGATTCGGTAAGGGAGATTGGTTATGGTCCCTTGAATGGTCCGGCCACCTGTCACGTCGTGGCCTGTTACCTGGCGGTGGCTTTCGACCCATGGAGCCTGGCTATGTTTCCGCCTTTAAAGGAAATCCACCTGGCCGATCACCTGGGACTGGAACTGGCCCTGATGGCTTACCTGTGCCAGCAGGAGGCCAATGCCGGCGAAGATAGATCCTGGACTAAACTGGAGGCCCAATTTCTCTCGTCCCATCTGGACCGCTGGTTGCCGGTATACGCCCGGCTGACGGAGGATACCGGACCGGGGCTTTACAGCTCCCTGCTCCAGTTATGCGCCGGCTGGGTCACCGCCGATAAAGAATATCTCCATGATATCCTGGCAGGAGGTGAAGGTCTTGAGTTCGACAACGAAGCAGTACGGCATGGTCATTGA
- a CDS encoding molybdopterin-dependent oxidoreductase, which translates to MAGEGLRPDVNNTEFALFIGAYPGHSGKPMTAMARQAARAAADGKAQFVVVDPVLQGGALNPLNEKTRWLPVKPATDAALMLGMIRWMLENNKINTTFLSSPNLAAAREKGFNSWTNATHLVITDPQHPHYRKMLAPEDIGLSVPPPPEPAPGTEAQPAPKYFVVMDKASGKPALHSASKEAELFFAGTVTGPDGQPIKVETSMNLLKASAMKYTYEQYAEACGVPKEQIIALAREFTSHGTRVCVSGLGGTAAANGLFAAWGLTLLPALVGACNKKGGVIPRRLQYKSFTPGPRYDLTKYPGMAKTAGARIDRCGFPYEKTSEYKNKMAKGEKPYPSKFPWHPVNGANDNQAIFSIANGYPYQAKIVIFWMTNPLMTSPAAGREEVINELKKPERVPLIIACDAFMGESTSLADYILPDTTQYESWGVWTPEGNVPTKASTIRWPVVIPMTPKIGPGRYACYENFLIDVAKKIGVPGFGDQAIPDKDGNLYPLNTPADFFLKAVANVAFDGTPVPAIQPEETRLQELDQATGDWRQALKPKEWPPVLYVLSRGGRFEDYGGGFEGDNHKYPSTGVFNVYSEVLATSRNSFTGEFYPGVMGWYPEALADGTPLDKAFPPDKWPFKAVSYKAKFRSVSMLTNAPIMQDLGPANFIEMNSEDAAKLGLKDGQRVKLVAATGAQAMGQLRVRPGIARGALGVAFGYGHWEYGSRDGQFGSQAVKGEPRRGTGICLSRMSLTDPSVKGLFAYSEMATGGPGRNGGAYRVEPA; encoded by the coding sequence GTGGCTGGAGAAGGCCTGAGGCCTGATGTCAACAATACGGAATTTGCCCTCTTCATCGGCGCCTACCCCGGGCATAGCGGGAAACCAATGACTGCCATGGCCCGCCAGGCGGCCCGGGCGGCCGCGGACGGCAAAGCCCAATTTGTGGTCGTCGATCCCGTCCTCCAGGGCGGTGCCCTTAACCCCTTAAACGAAAAAACCAGATGGTTGCCCGTTAAACCGGCGACTGACGCGGCCCTGATGCTGGGCATGATCCGCTGGATGCTGGAAAATAATAAGATTAATACCACCTTTTTAAGCTCGCCCAACCTGGCGGCGGCCAGGGAGAAGGGATTCAACAGCTGGACCAACGCCACCCACCTGGTTATCACCGATCCCCAGCATCCCCATTACCGTAAGATGCTGGCCCCGGAAGACATCGGTCTGTCCGTACCACCACCGCCGGAACCAGCCCCGGGGACCGAAGCCCAACCGGCGCCCAAATACTTTGTGGTCATGGACAAGGCCAGTGGCAAGCCGGCCCTGCATAGCGCCAGCAAGGAGGCCGAGCTCTTCTTTGCCGGCACGGTTACCGGCCCCGACGGCCAGCCCATCAAAGTCGAAACCAGCATGAATCTCCTTAAGGCCAGCGCCATGAAATACACCTATGAGCAATATGCTGAGGCCTGTGGTGTGCCCAAAGAGCAAATCATCGCCCTGGCCCGGGAGTTTACTTCCCACGGCACCAGGGTGTGTGTCAGCGGCCTTGGTGGGACAGCCGCAGCTAACGGCCTCTTTGCCGCCTGGGGTCTGACTCTGCTGCCGGCCCTGGTGGGGGCGTGCAACAAAAAGGGCGGCGTCATCCCCCGGCGGCTGCAGTATAAATCCTTCACCCCCGGTCCACGCTACGATCTCACTAAATATCCCGGCATGGCCAAAACCGCCGGCGCCCGTATTGACCGCTGCGGCTTCCCCTACGAGAAGACTAGCGAATATAAGAATAAGATGGCGAAGGGGGAAAAACCTTATCCCTCTAAATTCCCCTGGCACCCGGTTAACGGCGCCAACGACAATCAGGCGATTTTCTCTATCGCCAACGGCTATCCGTACCAGGCAAAGATCGTCATTTTCTGGATGACCAATCCCCTGATGACCAGCCCGGCGGCCGGGCGGGAAGAGGTTATTAACGAACTCAAGAAACCAGAACGGGTGCCGTTGATTATTGCCTGCGACGCTTTTATGGGGGAATCTACCTCCCTGGCAGACTATATCCTTCCTGATACCACCCAGTATGAGAGCTGGGGGGTCTGGACGCCGGAGGGCAACGTGCCTACCAAAGCCAGCACCATACGCTGGCCGGTGGTCATCCCCATGACGCCCAAAATCGGACCCGGGCGTTATGCCTGCTACGAAAATTTCCTGATTGACGTGGCCAAAAAGATCGGCGTTCCCGGCTTTGGCGATCAGGCCATACCCGATAAAGACGGCAATCTCTATCCCTTAAACACCCCGGCTGATTTCTTCTTAAAAGCTGTGGCCAACGTAGCTTTTGACGGTACGCCGGTACCGGCCATTCAGCCCGAGGAAACCCGCCTCCAGGAACTGGATCAGGCCACCGGCGACTGGCGCCAGGCCTTGAAGCCTAAGGAATGGCCCCCGGTCCTCTACGTTCTCTCCCGGGGCGGTCGTTTTGAAGATTATGGCGGCGGCTTTGAAGGTGACAACCATAAGTATCCTTCTACCGGCGTTTTCAATGTCTATAGCGAGGTCCTGGCCACCAGCAGAAACTCCTTCACCGGTGAGTTCTATCCCGGCGTCATGGGCTGGTACCCGGAGGCCCTGGCTGACGGTACGCCCCTGGATAAGGCCTTCCCGCCCGATAAGTGGCCTTTCAAGGCTGTTTCTTACAAGGCTAAATTCCGTAGCGTCAGCATGCTGACCAACGCCCCTATTATGCAAGATCTGGGGCCGGCCAACTTCATTGAGATGAACAGTGAAGACGCGGCCAAACTGGGCCTGAAAGACGGCCAGCGGGTTAAACTCGTAGCCGCCACCGGCGCCCAGGCCATGGGTCAGTTGAGGGTCCGGCCGGGTATTGCCCGGGGAGCCCTAGGGGTGGCCTTTGGTTACGGTCACTGGGAGTATGGTTCCCGGGACGGCCAGTTTGGTTCCCAGGCCGTCAAGGGTGAACCCCGGCGCGGCACCGGTATCTGCCTTAGCCGGATGAGCCTTACGGACCCAAGCGTCAAGGGCCTCTTTGCCTACAGTGAAATGGCCACCGGCGGCCCGGGCCGCAACGGTGGCGCCTACCGGGTGGAACCGGCATGA
- a CDS encoding twin-arginine translocation signal domain-containing protein encodes MNRREFLKLSAAVGATAFCGLGLEPRSQAAPPAGLPPADDSGGQAVEARIDPASGNVQPNPEIIMRHSACLGCYSSCGNRVKIDKKTGQILRVYGNPYNPNNTEPHLAYNAPLAEAYLAFSTYKDKGHEGRSVLCGRGNATLQAHYDPMRLLTPLKRAGKRGENKWQPITWEQAVQETVEGGQLFQHVGEDRQVEGFRQVFDRKTPLDPSQPELGPKANQLVMCGGRGDGRTVFAGRFAGAFGTVNNYGHGSS; translated from the coding sequence GTGAATCGCCGTGAGTTTTTAAAGCTGTCGGCGGCCGTAGGGGCCACGGCCTTCTGCGGCCTGGGCCTGGAACCCCGGAGCCAGGCCGCACCTCCGGCTGGTCTGCCACCCGCAGATGACAGCGGCGGCCAGGCAGTTGAGGCCCGGATCGACCCGGCCAGCGGTAACGTCCAGCCCAACCCGGAGATTATCATGCGTCATAGTGCCTGCCTCGGTTGCTATAGTTCCTGCGGCAACCGGGTGAAAATCGATAAAAAAACAGGCCAGATCTTAAGGGTTTACGGTAATCCCTACAACCCCAACAACACTGAACCCCACCTGGCTTACAACGCCCCCCTGGCCGAGGCCTATTTGGCCTTCAGCACCTACAAAGATAAGGGCCACGAGGGTCGCTCCGTCCTTTGCGGCCGGGGCAATGCCACCCTCCAGGCCCATTACGACCCCATGCGCCTTTTAACACCTTTAAAAAGGGCCGGGAAAAGGGGAGAAAACAAGTGGCAGCCCATTACCTGGGAACAGGCCGTCCAGGAAACAGTTGAGGGCGGCCAACTTTTCCAGCATGTGGGTGAAGACCGCCAGGTAGAGGGTTTCCGCCAGGTCTTCGACCGGAAAACCCCCCTGGATCCGTCTCAACCGGAGTTAGGGCCTAAAGCCAACCAGCTGGTCATGTGCGGCGGGCGGGGCGACGGCCGCACCGTCTTTGCCGGTCGTTTTGCCGGGGCCTTCGGTACCGTCAATAACTACGGCCACGGTAGCAGCTGA